The Vigna unguiculata cultivar IT97K-499-35 chromosome 6, ASM411807v1, whole genome shotgun sequence genome contains a region encoding:
- the LOC114189094 gene encoding ribonuclease 1-like gives MRFGLHLNIMSILFVFSLLLLLEVPKLCTAEKKEEKWNYFMLVQQWPTGFCEYQIIAGKRKCYITPDKFVIHGLWPQRNDGKVPKCQSKTPLYRRDLKPLDQALRSDWPNLVGQDFNFWKSQWGKHGGCAEATLPKAEYFNLALHIYDQNKILNILEKEQIVPDDKKLYNVSSVVAAVHNHTSHDPELSCYHDPKLNVTVLYQIRICLTKNGTSLTNCLNPDSSCGDQSLLFPKKEEEK, from the exons ATGAGATTTGGTCTTCATTTGAATATCATGTCtatactttttgttttctcgCTTCTTCTTCTCTTAGAAGTACCCAAGTTGTGCACAgctgaaaaaaaagaagagaagtgGAATTATTTCATGCTTGTTCAACAATGGCCGACAGGTTTTTGCGAATACCAAATTATTGCTGGAAAACGAAAATGTTATATAACACCAGATAAATTTGTTATTCATGGACTGTGGCCTCAAAGAAATGATGGTAAAGTTCCTAAATGCCAAAGTAAGACGCCCCTTTATAGGAGG GATTTAAAACCGTTGGATCAAGCACTTCGTTCGGATTGGCCAAATTTAGTTGGCCAAGATTTTAACTTCTGGAAAAGTCAATGGGGAAAGCATGGAGGATGTGCAGAGGCAACACTCCCAAAAGCGGAATATTTCAACCTGGCTTTGCATATTTATGACCAAAATAAGATATTGAATATTCTTGAAAAGGAGCAAATAGTCCCAGATGACAAAAAACTTTATAATGTTAGTTCCGTTGTTGCTGCAGTTCACAACCACACTAGTCATGATCCTGAGCTTTCTTGTTATCATGATCCAAAACTCAATGTTACTGTTCTCTATCAAATTAGGATTTGTTTGACGAAAAATGGAACCTCACTCACAAACTGTCTGAACCCTGATAGTTCTTGTGGTGACCAGAGTTTATTATTTccaaaaaaggaagaagaaaaataa